From the genome of Burkholderia pyrrocinia:
AATGCGCGCAGTCGATCGTCGACGAGTTGCTGTTGCTGCATGTCGAGTGGCGGCATATTCATTTCATCGCGAATCACAGCGTCGTGCACGATGGTTTGCAGGAGGCCACGCTGACGCAGCGCAGCGACTTGCTGCCGTCGCTTGCACGCGGCACGGTGGTCGGTTGCGCGACCGGGGTGCTGCTGGGGCTGATCGCGCTGGCGTTCCCGCCCGCGGGCCTGCCGATCGCCGGTGCCGGCTTCGTGACGATCACGTTGTCCGGCGCCGGCTTCGGTGCCTGGGCGGCGTCGATGATCGGCGTCAACGT
Proteins encoded in this window:
- a CDS encoding membrane protein, producing MRRIYFLLPTPQCAQSIVDELLLLHVEWRHIHFIANHSVVHDGLQEATLTQRSDLLPSLARGTVVGCATGVLLGLIALAFPPAGLPIAGAGFVTITLSGAGFGAWAASMIGVNVPSTRLRRFEEGIERGELLMILDIPKDRVHEIEHLIELHHAEAHLEGEDPTIPAFP